A part of Ammospiza caudacuta isolate bAmmCau1 chromosome 5, bAmmCau1.pri, whole genome shotgun sequence genomic DNA contains:
- the PMCH gene encoding pro-MCH — MCISSYLLILSLLSLFSQGFLLSVSKSLQEVEDEDMFLAALNLGKTLQNGDKSMNRGAIPLLKYYKTEDSSVFNDKNAGNTKVLDRGSRHDFFNHVMPINLGRKQLPYPALKGAMAFPADTEIQNIESIQERETTDEENSAKLPIGRRDFDILRCMLGRVYRPCWQV; from the exons ATGTGCATCTCATCATATCTCCTAATtctctcccttctctctcttttttctcaaGGTTTTCTACTCTCAGTTTCAAAGTCTCTGCAAGAGGTAGAAGATGAAGATATGTTTCTTGCTGCATTAAATCTAGGAAAAACTCTACAAAATGGAGATAAAAGTATGAACAGAGGAGCTATACCTTTGCTGAAGTACTACAAGACTGAAGACAGCAGTGTTTTCAATGATAAGAATGCTGGAAACACGAAGGTTTTG GACAGAGGTTCCAGGCATGATTTCTTCAATCATGTTATGCCAATCAACTTAGGTAGAAAGCAACTACCTTATCCTGCACTGAAGGGAGCCATGGCTTTTCCAGCTGACactgaaattcaaaatattGAGTCAATACAGGAAAGAGAGACCACAGATGAAGAAAATTCAGCTAAATTACCTATTGGAAGAAGAGATTTTGaca TCCTCAGGTGTATGCTGGGAAGAGTCTATCGACCTTGTTGGCAAGTGTGA